Part of the Rhodococcus sp. OK302 genome is shown below.
CGCCGCCGCGACGCTCCATCTCAGGTAGGGCCGCCCTGATAGTTCGTACCGCGGACATGAAGGTCAGATTCAGTGATGACTCCCAGTCCGCATCCGCGACACTGACAAATCCTCCGGTCCGCGGCGTCACGGCACCGACGTTGTTGATCAGTACATCGATTCCGCCCTGTTCTGCCGCAACCGCGACGAGCGTCTCCGCCCCCTCCGTACTCGACAGATCAACCTCGACGAAGGTGATGGCGCCGGCGGCCTCGAGCGAATCGATGTCTGCCGTGCGAGTCCGCGAACCCGCAATCACGTAGGCACCTTCTTCGGCCAACGCCCGAGTTATCGCAAGCCCGATGCCTTTGCCGGCCCCCGTGACGACGGCAGTCTTACCTTTCAGATGCAGATCCATGGAACCTCCGATTTACCCGACCGGATCAAGCATTGAGCCGGTCACCAACGCTGAGCAGAATCCCAAAGGATGAATTCCAGGGTGATTTCTCTGTAAATCGCGGGCAAACCGACGCAGTCCGTCGTAGTCTCGTTGACGCGCGCTTCGGTGTGCTCGGACTCGTTGACGCTCTAAGAGATGTTGGCAAGACCGATCGAAGACAGGCCCCGCACTCCCATGGGGCGCGGGGTCTGTCCTCGATCCGGTACTGCAATAGGCGTACCAGGCACTTCAGTAATAGTGCCGCCTCCCGCCAACCGCTCGTCCCGTCGAACCCAGCACGAACAGAATCAATCCGATCACCAAGAGGACAACGCCGATTGTCCACAGAATCGGAATGTTCACCAGGAATCCGATAATCAGCAAGATAATTCCGAGAACAATCATGGCAGTTCTTTTCAGTCGACTGGCCGGTTACGTGCGCTCGATACCAAGGCACTGAATCTCGAGTACCCGAACTGTTCGCCTTCCATACTCGCTCTGACCGGCTATTTTCCCGGTCGGCACAGTCCGGAACCACAACTCTCGATGTACCAAACCAACT
Proteins encoded:
- a CDS encoding DUF6131 family protein, translated to MIVLGIILLIIGFLVNIPILWTIGVVLLVIGLILFVLGSTGRAVGGRRHYY
- a CDS encoding oxidoreductase — protein: MDLHLKGKTAVVTGAGKGIGLAITRALAEEGAYVIAGSRTRTADIDSLEAAGAITFVEVDLSSTEGAETLVAVAAEQGGIDVLINNVGAVTPRTGGFVSVADADWESSLNLTFMSAVRTIRAALPEMERRGGGSIVTVSSVNAFLPDPAVIDYSAAKAALTNLCKSLSKELAPKGIRVNTVSPGPVRTALWLAEGGVASTLAEVSGVSAQEVVDSAAAGSETGRFTLPEEVADLVLFLAGDRAANVTGADFVIDGGLIKTL